A stretch of Mucilaginibacter terrae DNA encodes these proteins:
- the rpsH gene encoding 30S ribosomal protein S8, with product MNTDPIADYLTRVRNAIKANHRVVEIPASNLKKEITKVLFDKGYIANFKFEDNGPQGIIKVALKYHPVTKVSAIRTLTRVSKPGLRKYAGMDTMPRVLNGLGIAILSTSKGVMTDKEARVQNIGGEVLCFVY from the coding sequence ATGAATACAGATCCAATCGCAGATTATCTTACACGAGTAAGGAATGCTATTAAAGCCAACCATAGGGTTGTTGAAATTCCTGCATCAAATCTGAAAAAGGAAATCACTAAGGTGCTTTTCGACAAAGGTTACATCGCTAACTTCAAATTTGAAGATAACGGCCCACAAGGCATTATCAAAGTAGCGTTAAAGTATCACCCTGTAACCAAAGTTTCGGCTATCCGTACGCTTACCCGTGTGAGCAAACCAGGTTTGAGGAAATATGCAGGCATGGACACTATGCCAAGAGTATTAAATGGTTTGGGCATCGCTATCCTGTCAACTTCAAAAGGAGTAATGACTGATAAAGAAGCCCGCGTGCAAAACATCGGTGGCGAAGTTTTATGCTTCGTATATTAA
- the rpmD gene encoding 50S ribosomal protein L30 has product MAKIKITQIKSVIDRSERQKKTVEALGLKKINHSVEVEANPAIIGMIRKVNHLVAVENI; this is encoded by the coding sequence ATGGCAAAAATCAAAATAACTCAGATTAAAAGCGTGATCGATAGAAGTGAGCGCCAGAAAAAAACTGTTGAGGCTTTAGGTTTAAAGAAAATTAACCATAGCGTTGAAGTTGAAGCTAATCCTGCTATCATTGGCATGATTAGAAAAGTTAATCATTTGGTAGCAGTAGAAAACATTTAA
- the rpsE gene encoding 30S ribosomal protein S5, which translates to MSTINIKRVKTSEIELKDRLVSIQRVAKVTKGGRTFSFSAIVVVGDENGVVGYGLGKAKEVTEAIAKGIDDAKKNLVKVPIINNTIPHEQIGKFSGGFVFLKPAANGTGVIAGGAMRAVLESAGVHNVLAKSKGSSNPHNVVKATVSALAQLRDAYTVAQQRGVSLGKVFNG; encoded by the coding sequence ATGTCAACAATAAATATTAAGAGAGTAAAAACCAGCGAGATCGAATTAAAAGATCGTTTGGTTAGCATACAACGCGTTGCCAAAGTAACCAAAGGTGGCCGTACGTTCAGCTTCTCGGCCATTGTGGTTGTAGGTGATGAGAACGGTGTAGTAGGTTACGGTTTAGGTAAAGCAAAAGAGGTTACTGAGGCAATTGCCAAAGGTATTGATGATGCAAAAAAGAACCTGGTAAAAGTGCCTATCATCAACAACACTATCCCTCACGAGCAAATTGGTAAGTTTTCAGGTGGTTTCGTTTTCTTGAAACCTGCTGCAAACGGTACCGGTGTAATTGCTGGTGGTGCGATGCGTGCTGTATTAGAGAGCGCTGGTGTACATAACGTACTTGCAAAATCAAAAGGTTCATCAAATCCTCACAACGTGGTTAAAGCCACTGTATCGGCCCTGGCGCAACTGCGCGATGCTTATACCGTAGCACAACAACGAGGTGTTAGTTTAGGTAAAGTATTTAACGGATAA
- the rplR gene encoding 50S ribosomal protein L18, translating into MTGKLSRRDRIKKGIRKRISGSAERPRLSVFRSNKGIYAQIIDDVAGKTIASASSLSKDFSATGTKGEQSVAVGKLIAEKAKAAGVESVVFDRNGYLYHGRIKQLAEGAREGGLNF; encoded by the coding sequence ATGACAGGTAAATTATCAAGAAGAGACAGAATTAAAAAAGGAATCAGAAAACGTATTTCAGGTTCTGCAGAACGTCCGCGCTTGTCAGTGTTCAGAAGCAATAAAGGCATCTACGCACAGATTATTGACGATGTAGCCGGCAAAACTATAGCATCAGCATCATCTTTATCAAAAGATTTTTCGGCTACAGGTACTAAAGGCGAACAATCAGTTGCCGTAGGTAAACTGATTGCTGAGAAAGCAAAAGCTGCTGGTGTAGAATCAGTAGTGTTTGATAGAAATGGATACTTGTATCATGGCCGTATTAAACAACTGGCCGAAGGTGCACGTGAAGGTGGATTAAACTTTTAA
- the rplF gene encoding 50S ribosomal protein L6 has product MSRVGKAPITIPSGVTVTVSDANVVTVKGPKGQLEQALESDITVSQEDGVLTVVRPTDQKRHKALHGLYRALINNMVIGVTTGYKVEQELVGVGYRATNTGNTLDLVLGFSHHYVFELPKEINVSTTAEKGKNPTIILESIDKQLIGQVAAKIRSLRAPEPYKGKGVKFVGEVLRRKAGKSASKK; this is encoded by the coding sequence ATGTCAAGAGTAGGAAAAGCCCCCATTACTATCCCTTCGGGCGTAACTGTTACTGTTAGTGATGCTAACGTAGTAACTGTAAAAGGCCCTAAAGGTCAGCTCGAGCAGGCGTTAGAAAGTGATATTACTGTATCACAAGAAGACGGCGTATTAACAGTAGTACGTCCAACTGATCAAAAACGTCACAAAGCATTACACGGCTTGTATCGTGCATTAATCAACAACATGGTTATAGGTGTAACCACTGGTTACAAAGTAGAACAAGAGTTGGTTGGTGTAGGTTACCGTGCAACCAATACCGGTAATACCTTAGACTTAGTGTTAGGTTTCTCTCACCACTATGTATTTGAGTTACCTAAAGAAATCAATGTATCCACTACTGCTGAAAAAGGTAAAAACCCAACTATTATCTTGGAGTCAATCGACAAACAGTTAATTGGTCAGGTTGCTGCCAAAATCCGTTCGTTACGTGCTCCGGAGCCTTACAAAGGTAAAGGTGTTAAATTCGTAGGCGAAGTGTTAAGAAGAAAAGCAGGTAAATCAGCATCTAAAAAATAA
- the rplO gene encoding 50S ribosomal protein L15, translated as MNLSNLKPAEGSTKNRKRIGRGTGSGRGGTSTRGHKGAGSRSGTSTKVGFEGGQMPLQRRVPKVGFKNPNRVEYNSINLDALQQLADTYSISTINFDTMKEHGLASKNDLVKILGRGTLTAKLDVQAHAFSATAQKAIEAAGGSIVKL; from the coding sequence ATGAATTTAAGTAATCTTAAGCCTGCAGAAGGTTCTACTAAAAATAGAAAAAGAATAGGCCGTGGTACCGGTTCGGGCCGTGGCGGTACGTCAACCCGTGGCCATAAAGGTGCCGGTTCACGTTCAGGTACTTCAACAAAAGTTGGTTTTGAAGGTGGCCAAATGCCATTACAACGCCGTGTACCTAAGGTTGGTTTTAAAAACCCTAACCGTGTTGAGTACAACAGCATCAATTTAGATGCTTTACAACAATTAGCTGATACATATTCAATATCAACTATTAACTTTGATACCATGAAAGAACATGGTTTAGCATCTAAAAACGACTTAGTTAAAATCTTAGGTCGTGGTACACTGACTGCTAAATTAGATGTTCAGGCACATGCATTTTCTGCTACTGCACAAAAAGCTATTGAAGCAGCCGGCGGTTCAATTGTTAAATTATAA
- the rpsN gene encoding 30S ribosomal protein S14 has protein sequence MAKEGVKAREVKRAKLVARYAEKRAALKAAGDYEALDKLPKASSPVKLHNRCKLTGRPRGYMRQFGISRVTFREMALAGKIPGVKKASW, from the coding sequence ATGGCTAAAGAAGGTGTAAAAGCACGCGAAGTAAAACGTGCTAAATTAGTAGCAAGATATGCTGAGAAACGCGCAGCCCTTAAAGCCGCTGGTGATTACGAAGCATTAGATAAATTACCTAAAGCATCATCACCGGTTAAATTGCACAATCGTTGCAAGCTTACCGGCCGCCCACGTGGTTATATGCGTCAGTTTGGTATTTCACGTGTAACTTTCCGTGAAATGGCCTTAGCTGGTAAAATCCCCGGCGTTAAAAAAGCAAGCTGGTAA